AAACAGTATCTTTATAAATTCCGGCCGTATGGGGTTCATTATTATTTTCTAAATCAACGACACCATATATTTCAAAATTTGCCAGACGGTTTGTAGGTGTTGTAGCAGGCAATAAATATTTATTACCTACAATATATTCATTGGATAAACTACTAGAGTTATATAGCTTGTAAGATAAATAATTAGTGGACGAACCATTCTTCATACGTCTTGTATTATTTTGAAGGTTTTCACCACCATCTATAGAAACACTTACAGGTAAACTTTCCGTACAACGGATATTCCAAGAACCTTTGCTA
The window above is part of the Acinetobacter baumannii genome. Proteins encoded here:
- the csuB gene encoding Csu fimbrial biogenesis protein CsuB encodes the protein MKYLYFKAIFLLSVSQFIYAADPQLNSSFKVQAKIENGCSIDNIEQNMDFGKYSALSKNKVVTNIINSKGSWNIRCTESLPVSVSIDGGENLQNNTRRMKNGSSTNYLSYKLYNSSSLSNEYIVGNKYLLPATTPTNRLANFEIYGVVDLENNNEPHTAGIYKDTVSIMITW